Proteins from a single region of Azotosporobacter soli:
- a CDS encoding DUF896 domain-containing protein → MTPEQIARINELARKQKNAPLTEEELIEQAELRRAYLAAVKANMKAQLDAIKPMPTHTKNCTCGCHHKH, encoded by the coding sequence ATGACCCCTGAACAAATTGCCCGGATTAATGAATTGGCACGCAAACAAAAAAACGCGCCTCTGACAGAAGAGGAATTGATCGAACAAGCGGAACTACGGCGCGCTTATCTGGCTGCAGTAAAAGCAAACATGAAGGCGCAACTGGATGCCATTAAGCCTATGCCGACACATACTAAGAATTGCACCTGCGGCTGTCACCACAAACATTAA
- a CDS encoding ACT domain-containing protein, whose translation MKVVITIVGEDRVGIIAMVSKLLADSNTNILNINQNILDGYFNMVMIADMGKSNTTLKELQLVLRKCGEEIGLDIKVQHEDIFRLMHRV comes from the coding sequence ATGAAAGTCGTAATTACGATTGTGGGCGAAGATCGTGTCGGAATCATTGCTATGGTTAGTAAATTATTAGCAGATAGCAACACGAACATTTTAAACATTAATCAAAATATCTTGGATGGCTATTTTAATATGGTAATGATTGCTGATATGGGGAAAAGCAATACGACCCTGAAAGAGCTGCAATTGGTCCTGCGAAAATGCGGCGAAGAAATCGGACTTGATATCAAGGTGCAGCACGAAGATATTTTTCGTCTGATGCATCGTGTGTAA